In Musa acuminata AAA Group cultivar baxijiao chromosome BXJ3-9, Cavendish_Baxijiao_AAA, whole genome shotgun sequence, a single genomic region encodes these proteins:
- the LOC103998295 gene encoding photosystem I chlorophyll a/b-binding protein 6, chloroplastic, whose translation MALAIASSALCSPHLRVQASKPVPGNTRACSRSPTRLHATKGVSSVCQPLPPDRPLWFPGSSPPEWLDGSLPGDFGFDPLGLGSDPELLRWFAQAELMHSRWAMLAVAGILIPECLEKLGFIENFSWYDAGAQQYFADPLTLFVVQMALMGWVEGRRWADYLNPGCVDIEPKFPNRKNPKPDVGYPGGLWFDFMMWGRGSPEPVMVLRTKEIKNGRLAMLAFMGFWFQAIYTKEGPLDNLMAHIADPGHCNIFSAFVSN comes from the exons ATGGCACTGGCAATTGCTTCCTCCGCACTCTGCAGTCCCCATCTCAG AGTGCAGGCTTCCAAGCCCGTCCCAGGGAACACTAGGGCTTGTTCAAGGTCACCTACTCGCTTACATGCAACTAAAGGAGTGTCCAGTGTGTGCCAGCCACTGCCTCCAGATAGACCTCTATGGTTTCCTGGGAGCTCACCTCCTGAGTGGCTGGATGGCAG TCTTCCTGGAGACTTTGGGTTTGATCCTCTTGGGCTAG GATCTGACCCTGAGCTACTTCGGTGGTTCGCTCAGGCCGAACTAATGCACAGTAGATGGGCGATGCTTGCTGTCGCCGGCATTCTTATCCCCGAATGCCTAGAGAAGCTTGGATTTATCGAGAACTTCTCATGGTATGATGCTGGGGCTCAGCAGTACTTTGCGGATCCTTTGACATTATTTGTAGTTCAAATGGCTCTGATGGGATGGGTTGAGGGAAGAAGGTGGGCGGACTACCTGAATCCTGGGTGTGTCGATATCGAGCCCAAGTTCCCAAACCGCAAAAATCCCAAGCCTGATGTAGGCTATCCTGGTGGACTGTGGTTTGATTTTATGATGTGGGGTCGCGGGTCACCGGAGCCGGTGATGGTACTGAGGACTAAGGAGATTAAGAATGGCAGATTAGCAATGCTTGCTTTCATGGGATTTTGGTTCCAAGCCATTTACACTAAAGAGGGTCCGCTAGACAATTTAATGGCTCACATCGCTGATCCTGGGCATTGCAACATCTTCTCG GCATTCGTATCTAATTGA
- the LOC135648359 gene encoding probable polygalacturonase has protein sequence MVEIFSSRWRLPLQHHPRWLVGLLTTHRTLVLVLWIVGFALVFGWQLSSMDGVAFFRRGPVARPVPRLRPVAYNLTDFGGVGDGKTLNTEAFERAVEAISTLGARGGGQLNVPPGFWLTAPFNLTSHMTLFLAEGAVILGIEDESYWQLMPPLPSYGYGREHKGPRYGSLIHGQNLKDIVITGHNGTINGQGQVWWTKYKKRILNYTRGPLVQLMWSKDIVISNITLRDSPFWTLHPYDCKNVTISHVTILAPVSGAPNTDGIDPDSCEDVLIENCYICVGDDAVAIKSGWDQYGIAYGRPSANITLRNLTVQSVVSAGISIGSEMSGGVSNITVENLIVWESRRGIRIKTAPGRGGYVRNIFYRNVTLDNVRVGIVIKTDYNEHPDEGFDPAAVPIIKNITYSGIHGQGVRVPVRIDGSEEIPVKDVSFQDMSVGLSYKKKHIFQCSFVEGRVIGSIFPAPCENLDLYDEQGRLVKRSLSQNNTDIDYDI, from the exons ATGGTGGAGATCTTTTCCTCCCGGTGGAGATTGCCGTTGCAGCATCACCCGCGATGGCTGGTGGGACTGCTCACCACCCACAGGACGCTGGTTTTGGTGCTCTGGATCGTGGGATTCGCACTGGTGTTCGGGTGGCAACTGAGCTCGATGGACGGCGTCGCGTTCTTCCGGAGGGGGCCGGTGGCGCGGCCGGTCCCCAGGCTGCGGCCTGTGGCGTACAATTTGACGGATTTCGGCGGCGTTGGGGACGGGAAGACTCTCAACACCGAGGCGTTTGAGCGCGCGGTGGAGGCGATTTCGACGCTTGGGGCCAGGGGGGGCGGGCAGCTCAACGTGCCGCCCGGGTTCTGGCTCACGGCACCCTTCAATCTCACCAGTCACATGACTCTCTTCCTCGCGGAGGGCGCAGTGATTCTGGGAATAGAG GATGAGAGTTATTGGCAACTGATGCCTCCTTTGCCATCATATGGATATGGGCGGGAGCACAAAGGGCCTCGATATGGAAGCCTCATACATGGTCAAAATCTGAAGGATATTGTTATAACTG GACATAATGGTACAATAAATGGTCAAGGTCAAGTGTGGTGGACGAAATACAAGAAAAGAATTCTCAACTACACGAGAGGACCTCTTGTGCAGCTCATGTGGTCCAAGGATATAGTCATCTCTAACATAACTCTGCGTGACTCCCCTTTTTGGACACTGCATCCCTATGACTGCAAGAATGTAACCATCTCGCATGTTACCATCTTGGCTCCTGTTTCCGGAGCTCCAAACACAGATGGTATTGACCCAG ATTCTTGCGAGGATGTGTTGATAGAGAACTGTTACATATGTGTCGGTGATGATGCAGTGGCCATAAAGAGTGGCTGGGACCAGTATGGCATAGCATATGGGCGTCCATCTGCTAACATCACACTCCGTAATCTCACTGTTCAATCTGTGGTGAG TGCCGGCATATCCATAGGCAGTGAGATGTCTGGTGGAGTTTCAAATATCACAGTGGAAAACCTTATTGTTTGGGAGTCAAGACGAGGCATCAGAATAAAGACAGCCCCAGGGAGAGGTGGTTATGTACGCAACATCTTCTATCGAAATGTGACCCTTGATAATGTTCGTGTTGGAATTGTGATAAAGACAGATTACAATGAGCATCCTGACGAAGGCTTTGACCCTGCAGCTGTGCCCATAATCAAGAACATAACTTATAGTGGAATCCATGGCCAGGGTGTTCGTGTTCCAGTTCGGATCGACGGCAGTGAAGAGATCCCTGTCAAGGATGTAAGCTTTCAGGATATGTCTGTTGGTTTAAGCTACAAGAAGAAGCATATCTTCCAGTGCTCCTTTGTGGAGGGTCGTGTAATAGGGTCTATTTTCCCTGCACCATGTGAGAACCTTGACCTATATGATGAGCAAGGTAGACTGGTAAAGCGATCGTTGTCACAGAACAACACAGACATAGATTACgacatttaa